One Burkholderia sp. WP9 genomic window, CTTGGCAAGCTCAATGACGTCGTCACAAGCGAGACGCTATTGCGGGAGTATTTGTTCGAGCTCGGCGAGCCGGAGACGGTCGAGGCGGCGGTGCGCTATCTGGAAGAACTGAGAAAGCGCCACATGCACGCCGCACGTGAAATCCTGTGCGCGACGGGCTAATCGGCGAAGGTAGCCGCTTGCCTTGCGCATTCCGGAGCGAGCTTGATTTTTTCGCCTGATTTTCGCTTCCTCCTTTTGGCGCGACAGGTTGTCGACAGCGACCTCGCGACGAGTTCGGGAACCGTTGATACCGTTCCTCCCACACTTGAGATGCCATTCTCGCAGGCGACACCCATCGCACGCCTCATGACGCGACACATGCGGTGATAGCGAGAGCCGCTCACCGGACTGTATTTTTTCAATAACAGGCACGCAGTAAATCTAAGGATAGCGAACGGTTCAAGGGCGCGCGTCTAATGATGCCAGATACCGCGAAACGATTGGATGACCCTCTCTGGCGGCGGTCTAGTGCCTGTCTCGCGAAAACCCGCGAAGATTCTCTCGGACGCGTTTAGCGACCAGGACCGTCAGGTAGTCCAGGACACGCGCCCCGTCACTGTATTGGGCCCACGTCTCAGCGAACATCCTCGATACGGTCTCGGTCGGTGTATTGGTGTCAGAGGCGATTGCCTTGACGACGTCTTCGAAGTTGAGGTCGGCCATTGTGCGCTTCAGGCGTGCAGCAAGAGTGATGGGAGCCAGCTGGAAATCGATTAAACGACCGTTGCCGGCCTCCGTGCAAATTGATTCATCCTAT contains:
- a CDS encoding DUF3562 domain-containing protein — translated: MADLNFEDVVKAIASDTNTPTETVSRMFAETWAQYSDGARVLDYLTVLVAKRVRENLRGFSRDRH